One genomic window of Thioclava sp. GXIMD4216 includes the following:
- the rlmF gene encoding 23S rRNA (adenine(1618)-N(6))-methyltransferase RlmF — protein MTTKPMLHPRNQHREGYDFARLVAQTPELEAFTLKNPLGGTTIDFKEAAAVRMLNRALLKTHYGIGFWDIPARYLCPPIPGRVDYIHYLADLLAESNHRAIPRGPQIRALDIGTGANLVYPLTGQSEYGWSFTGVDIDPEAIRSAQDICRANALDITLRYQPRREDIFKGVITPDDLFHVTLCNPPFHASPEQAQKGTRRKWRNLGKTPSTQLNFGGQNAELWCPGGEIGFIATMIEQSMDVAEQCLWFSCLVSKKDNLDPLYRLLKRAKVAEYRTVDMAQGQKTSRFLAWTYYPERQRSL, from the coding sequence GTGACGACCAAACCCATGTTGCATCCCCGAAACCAGCATCGGGAAGGGTATGATTTTGCGCGTCTGGTGGCGCAGACCCCCGAGCTTGAGGCCTTCACCCTGAAAAATCCTCTGGGCGGGACGACAATAGATTTCAAGGAAGCCGCGGCTGTCCGGATGCTGAACCGTGCGCTTCTGAAGACCCATTACGGCATCGGGTTCTGGGATATTCCGGCCCGCTATCTCTGCCCACCGATTCCCGGACGGGTCGATTACATCCATTATCTGGCCGATCTTCTGGCAGAAAGTAACCACCGCGCCATTCCGCGCGGCCCGCAGATCAGGGCACTGGATATCGGCACCGGCGCGAATCTGGTCTATCCGCTGACAGGTCAAAGCGAATATGGCTGGAGCTTCACCGGCGTCGATATCGACCCCGAAGCGATCCGGTCGGCGCAGGATATCTGCCGCGCCAACGCGCTTGACATCACGCTCAGATACCAGCCCCGGCGCGAGGATATCTTCAAAGGGGTGATCACGCCCGATGACCTGTTCCATGTCACCTTATGCAACCCGCCCTTCCATGCCTCGCCCGAACAGGCGCAAAAAGGCACCCGACGCAAATGGCGCAACCTTGGCAAGACGCCTTCCACGCAACTCAATTTCGGTGGACAGAATGCCGAGCTGTGGTGCCCCGGTGGCGAAATCGGCTTCATCGCGACCATGATCGAACAAAGCATGGATGTCGCCGAGCAATGTTTGTGGTTCAGCTGTCTGGTCTCGAAAAAAGACAATCTCGATCCGCTATACCGGCTGTTGAAACGGGCAAAAGTCGCCGAATACCGGACCGTTGACATGGCACAGGGGCAGAAAACCAGCCGTTTTCTTGCCTGGACCTACTACCCCGAAAGACAGCGCAGCCTGTAA
- a CDS encoding hemin uptake protein HemP, whose amino-acid sequence MTISPSFTQALPAHDAEDLTNGGNQANILLNGQVYTLRITRAGKLILTK is encoded by the coding sequence ATGACCATTTCCCCTAGCTTCACCCAAGCCCTTCCCGCGCATGATGCAGAAGATCTGACCAATGGCGGCAATCAGGCCAATATCCTTCTCAACGGTCAGGTCTATACGCTGCGCATCACCCGCGCCGGCAAGCTGATCCTGACCAAGTGA